One stretch of Bremerella cremea DNA includes these proteins:
- a CDS encoding efflux RND transporter periplasmic adaptor subunit: MNTHSIPSWVWSILTVAALSIVALVTSSLWLPTVRELVAQPSDPQHNAETTDPHAGHDHAHAGHAETTSVKLSANGLKNINYQPLTVELSSYTRNITVPAMIVERPGRTQLNISAPLTGVITKIYPVEGASIESGSPMFEIRLTHEELVTAQSDLIRTAENLDVINRELARLTGLPEGVVAGNRILEQQYEKQRLDASLRAERQSLLLHGLNEKQVANILENKQLLDTLTVHAPNHLEGSESCSEAHSFHVQKMVARVGQQVQAGELLGVIADHCELYIEGRAFEDDAVRLREVAAQQLPISASLLTAGKLTDEITGLHLMYLADHVDPQTRAFRFFVALPNEVVTERTTNDGQHFVEWRFKPGQRMELHIPVETWEDEIVLPVEAVVDEGAEKYVYQQNGDHFDQVPVNVKYRDQTNVVIANNGALFPGDVVAARGAYEMHLTLKNQAGGGVDPHAGHNH; the protein is encoded by the coding sequence ATGAACACGCACAGCATCCCCTCGTGGGTTTGGAGTATTTTAACGGTCGCCGCACTGAGCATCGTGGCCCTTGTCACGTCCTCGTTGTGGTTGCCCACCGTACGAGAACTCGTCGCCCAACCGAGCGATCCCCAGCACAATGCGGAAACCACCGACCCGCACGCTGGGCACGACCATGCCCACGCTGGCCACGCCGAGACGACCTCGGTCAAGTTAAGTGCTAACGGGCTGAAAAACATCAACTACCAACCCCTCACCGTCGAGCTATCGTCTTACACCCGCAACATCACCGTTCCGGCGATGATCGTGGAACGCCCCGGGCGGACGCAGCTGAATATCTCGGCGCCGTTGACCGGTGTGATCACCAAGATCTACCCGGTGGAAGGGGCGTCGATCGAATCGGGCAGCCCGATGTTCGAGATTCGCCTGACCCACGAGGAACTTGTCACCGCCCAGAGTGATTTGATTCGTACGGCGGAAAACTTAGACGTGATCAATCGCGAACTGGCGCGCCTAACGGGCTTGCCCGAAGGGGTCGTCGCCGGAAATCGAATTCTCGAACAGCAGTACGAAAAGCAGCGGCTCGACGCCTCGCTACGTGCCGAACGGCAATCGCTGTTGCTGCATGGCCTGAACGAGAAACAAGTTGCCAATATTCTCGAAAACAAGCAACTGCTCGATACCCTCACCGTCCATGCTCCGAACCATTTAGAGGGAAGCGAAAGCTGCTCGGAAGCCCACAGCTTTCACGTGCAGAAGATGGTTGCGCGGGTTGGCCAGCAAGTTCAAGCTGGCGAACTACTGGGGGTGATCGCCGACCACTGCGAACTATACATCGAAGGACGAGCCTTCGAAGACGACGCTGTCCGTCTACGCGAAGTTGCCGCCCAGCAGTTGCCGATTTCTGCTTCGTTGTTGACCGCAGGCAAACTCACCGACGAAATCACCGGCCTGCATCTGATGTACCTGGCCGACCACGTGGACCCACAAACGCGGGCCTTTCGGTTCTTTGTCGCCTTACCTAACGAAGTCGTAACCGAACGAACCACAAACGATGGCCAACACTTTGTGGAATGGAGGTTCAAGCCAGGGCAACGGATGGAACTGCACATTCCCGTGGAAACATGGGAAGACGAAATCGTGCTGCCGGTGGAAGCGGTTGTGGATGAAGGGGCCGAGAAGTATGTCTACCAGCAAAACGGCGACCACTTCGATCAGGTACCGGTGAACGTGAAGTATCGCGATCAAACGAATGTGGTGATCGCGAACAACGGCGCGTTATTTCCGGGCGATGTGGTCGCCGCGCGAGGCGCGTACGAAATGCATTTGACTTTGAAGAATCAAGCTGGCGGGGGCGTCGACCCACACGCAGGACACAATCACTAG
- a CDS encoding efflux RND transporter permease subunit: MVQHIIEWSLNNRFIVMLLAVVLLGAGAVSVTTLPLDAVPDLTNVQVQVLTTSPSLGPVEVEQFITFPVENALSGLPNVDEIRSISRFGLSAVTVAFKDGTDIYWARNLVTERLQQARESIPPGMGDPQLGPIATGMSEIYQFEVKSDEGYDYSLMDLRTILDWQIAFQLRSVPGVIEVNTFGGELKTYEVQVDPNKLLNFKISLNHIFEALQENNANAGGGYITHGAEQRLIRGEGLIQNLDDIRNIVLDSRMDGTPIRISDIAEVRFAPMLRQGAVTRDGNREAVTGMVMMLMGGNSRQVVEDVKHKIEEIEKTLPAGVHIDTFYDRTELVEKTIHTIAENIGVGVILVIIMLFLLLGDIRAGLIVSAAIPLSAMCALIAMKMAGVSANLMSLGAVDFGVIVDGAVVMIENAVRSASHYKRTHGNAGIVPKEVFKESAKEVGTPILFAGVIVIIVFLPILSLQGVEGKMFRPMAFTFMSALTGALILSVTVMPVMASLFLARRISAGDTFLVRKLKHWYEPMLNYSMRRPAIMLGTAFAIFAVSVLVAARFGVEFVPKLDEGDIAIQAVRLPSVSLETSLEMTKAMERTLLKFPQVETVISKTGRPEIANDPMGVHQTDILVRMKSPDEWPEKIDKTELVEQMQAALEKEVPSNSYGFTQPIELRVQELVAGVRSDIGISIYGDDLDVLKEQGDRVVRALNQVEGAADVQAQQVAGLPYLRVKIRRDAIGRYGINASDILSAIQVVGGHPVGEVFEGQRRFPLQVRLAPKSREDVETLKQIKIEDPQGRQIPISQLADIVIEEGPSEISRHAIRRRLLVQCNVRGRDLAGFVADAQATIDREVKLPPGYTLTWGGQFQNLEQASQRLMIAVPVALFLIFSLLYITFSSVKLTLLIYLNVPIAATGGIFALWMRGMPFSISAGVGFIALFGIAVMNGVVLIEHIRHLRHSGKDQTTSVVQGAIDRLRPVLMTATCGALGFVPMAISGSAGAEVQRPLATVVIGGLVTCTILTLLVLPAIYRWFEPVENTSPAQ; encoded by the coding sequence GTGGTTCAACACATCATTGAATGGTCCCTCAACAATCGTTTTATCGTCATGTTGCTGGCCGTCGTATTGCTGGGGGCTGGTGCCGTTTCGGTGACCACGCTGCCGCTCGACGCCGTGCCAGACTTAACGAACGTTCAAGTCCAGGTTCTCACCACGTCTCCTTCGTTGGGGCCGGTCGAAGTCGAGCAGTTCATTACCTTCCCGGTCGAAAACGCCCTGAGTGGTCTGCCGAATGTTGACGAAATCCGTTCGATTAGCCGTTTTGGTTTGTCGGCGGTGACGGTCGCCTTCAAAGATGGCACCGACATCTATTGGGCCCGGAACTTGGTGACCGAACGCCTGCAACAAGCTCGGGAAAGCATCCCGCCAGGCATGGGCGATCCTCAGCTTGGCCCTATTGCCACCGGGATGAGCGAGATCTACCAGTTCGAGGTGAAAAGCGACGAGGGGTACGATTACAGCTTGATGGATCTTCGGACGATTCTCGACTGGCAAATCGCCTTCCAACTTCGCAGCGTCCCCGGTGTGATCGAAGTCAACACGTTTGGTGGCGAGCTGAAAACGTACGAAGTGCAAGTCGATCCCAACAAACTGCTGAACTTCAAGATCTCGCTCAATCACATCTTCGAGGCCCTGCAAGAGAACAACGCCAACGCCGGTGGTGGTTACATCACCCACGGCGCCGAGCAACGCCTGATTCGTGGCGAAGGTTTGATTCAAAATCTGGACGACATCCGCAATATCGTGCTCGATAGCCGCATGGACGGCACGCCGATTCGCATTTCCGATATCGCCGAAGTCCGCTTTGCTCCGATGCTACGTCAAGGCGCGGTGACACGCGACGGCAATCGCGAGGCGGTGACTGGCATGGTGATGATGCTGATGGGAGGCAACTCGCGTCAGGTGGTTGAAGATGTGAAGCACAAGATTGAAGAGATCGAAAAGACCCTCCCCGCAGGGGTTCATATCGATACCTTCTACGACCGGACCGAATTGGTCGAGAAAACGATTCACACCATTGCCGAAAATATCGGCGTGGGGGTGATCCTGGTGATCATCATGCTCTTCCTTTTGCTGGGGGACATCCGGGCTGGTTTAATTGTCTCTGCCGCGATTCCTCTCTCGGCCATGTGCGCTTTGATTGCGATGAAGATGGCTGGCGTTTCGGCGAACCTGATGAGCTTAGGGGCGGTCGACTTTGGGGTGATTGTCGACGGGGCGGTCGTGATGATCGAAAACGCCGTCCGCAGTGCCAGCCACTACAAACGAACCCACGGCAATGCTGGCATCGTCCCGAAAGAAGTCTTCAAGGAATCGGCCAAAGAGGTCGGAACCCCCATTTTGTTCGCCGGAGTCATCGTGATCATCGTGTTCCTGCCGATCCTCAGCCTGCAAGGGGTCGAAGGCAAGATGTTCCGCCCGATGGCGTTCACGTTTATGTCGGCCCTGACTGGGGCGTTGATCCTAAGTGTCACGGTGATGCCGGTCATGGCCTCGCTGTTTCTGGCCCGGCGAATTAGTGCTGGCGATACCTTCCTGGTTCGCAAGCTGAAGCATTGGTACGAACCGATGCTGAACTATTCGATGCGTCGCCCCGCGATCATGCTCGGCACCGCGTTCGCCATCTTTGCCGTCAGCGTCCTGGTGGCCGCGCGGTTTGGTGTCGAGTTCGTGCCGAAGCTCGACGAAGGGGACATCGCGATTCAAGCGGTCCGTTTGCCGAGCGTTTCGCTCGAAACATCGCTCGAAATGACCAAGGCGATGGAGCGCACCTTGCTGAAGTTCCCCCAAGTCGAAACGGTCATCTCGAAAACAGGTCGCCCCGAAATCGCCAACGACCCGATGGGCGTTCATCAAACCGATATCCTGGTCCGGATGAAGTCGCCCGACGAATGGCCTGAGAAAATCGACAAGACCGAACTCGTTGAGCAAATGCAAGCGGCACTCGAAAAAGAGGTGCCGAGCAATTCTTACGGGTTCACCCAACCAATTGAACTTCGCGTGCAGGAACTCGTTGCCGGGGTGCGATCCGATATCGGCATCAGCATTTATGGTGACGACCTCGATGTCTTGAAAGAGCAGGGGGATCGCGTGGTGCGAGCGTTGAACCAAGTGGAAGGCGCCGCCGACGTGCAAGCCCAGCAAGTGGCTGGTCTGCCTTACTTGCGCGTCAAAATTCGCCGCGACGCGATCGGACGTTATGGAATCAATGCGTCCGACATCCTCAGCGCCATTCAAGTGGTGGGTGGGCATCCGGTTGGGGAAGTCTTTGAAGGGCAACGACGTTTCCCCCTGCAAGTCCGTCTCGCCCCAAAATCTCGGGAAGACGTCGAAACGCTCAAGCAGATCAAGATCGAGGATCCCCAAGGTCGCCAGATTCCGATCTCGCAATTGGCCGACATCGTCATCGAGGAAGGCCCTTCCGAAATCAGTCGCCACGCAATTCGTCGTCGTTTGCTGGTTCAGTGCAACGTCCGCGGGCGAGACTTAGCTGGCTTCGTGGCCGATGCTCAAGCGACCATCGATCGCGAAGTGAAACTCCCGCCTGGTTACACGCTGACTTGGGGGGGCCAGTTTCAAAACTTGGAACAAGCCTCGCAGCGGCTAATGATCGCCGTGCCGGTGGCGCTGTTCCTGATTTTCTCGCTGCTGTACATCACCTTCAGTTCGGTCAAATTGACACTGCTGATCTACTTGAACGTCCCCATCGCCGCAACCGGCGGGATCTTTGCTTTATGGATGCGGGGGATGCCGTTCTCGATTTCGGCTGGGGTGGGCTTCATTGCCTTGTTTGGTATCGCCGTGATGAACGGGGTGGTGCTGATTGAACACATCCGTCACTTGCGTCATTCCGGCAAAGACCAAACCACCTCGGTCGTGCAAGGGGCGATCGACCGTTTGCGACCGGTGCTCATGACCGCCACCTGTGGTGCGCTCGGCTTTGTTCCGATGGCCATCTCGGGCAGTGCCGGGGCCGAAGTGCAGCGGCCCCTGGCGACCGTGGTGATCGGGGGGCTAGTGACCTGTACGATCTTGACGCTGCTGGTATTGCCAGCCATTTATCGCTGGTTCGAGCCTGTCGAAAACACCAGCCCCGCGCAATAA
- a CDS encoding efflux RND transporter periplasmic adaptor subunit — translation MTTHSLKQSQTNVILGIAALVLCGIAAWWMMSSSSHHTEAVGPAATDKSEAASAPADSSEGSQNIEFPPDRWETASIEVAPAEVLPFRQIFELTGKVEINDDRRAHIYPIVDGVAEEVNIHLGDRVKKGDVLAIVQSKEAGQAKLKLFQDRLERDFVTTRDGWTQEIVTNTRNLIELIRNDAPLEEIKQQLQGKPIGEYRDKLLSAYINKYTLEKTVERLSPLTQDGAISGKQMIEAKAQLDAARFTLQSLLEQIQHETVQESLRSTHSVKELDTRVSVDEAALKILGLNDEDLKNVEPASQGEAVSHVPVLAPFDGTVISKDVVLMERVGPDTQIVSLADLSTVWVTADIYEDHMPLLNELDGRTIQLRSSVWPDQKFEAKVFYTGDIVDQSTRTISLRAIADNSKRMLKPGMFINVLLEMGEENEQTLQVPLTAIQEHEGRTFVFVYLGDGQFAIRDVTRGRQNAQNVEILSGLKPGEEVVVNGGFALKSRMLASLLEE, via the coding sequence ATGACAACCCATTCCTTGAAACAGTCTCAAACGAACGTAATCTTGGGCATCGCCGCGTTGGTCCTGTGCGGTATTGCCGCATGGTGGATGATGTCCTCCTCCTCCCATCACACCGAAGCCGTTGGCCCTGCTGCGACCGACAAATCGGAAGCAGCTTCTGCTCCGGCAGACAGTAGCGAAGGCTCGCAGAACATCGAGTTCCCCCCAGATCGCTGGGAAACCGCTTCCATTGAAGTCGCCCCAGCCGAGGTCTTGCCGTTTCGGCAGATCTTCGAGTTGACTGGCAAAGTCGAGATCAACGACGACCGCCGGGCTCATATCTATCCGATCGTTGATGGTGTCGCTGAAGAGGTGAACATTCATCTGGGCGACCGGGTGAAGAAGGGGGATGTCCTGGCGATTGTGCAAAGCAAAGAAGCGGGTCAGGCCAAGCTGAAGTTGTTCCAAGACCGCCTCGAACGCGACTTTGTCACGACCCGCGATGGGTGGACGCAAGAGATCGTGACCAACACGCGCAACTTGATCGAATTGATTCGCAACGATGCCCCGCTGGAAGAGATCAAGCAGCAGCTTCAAGGCAAACCAATTGGCGAGTACCGCGATAAGTTGCTCTCGGCTTACATCAACAAGTACACGCTCGAAAAAACGGTCGAACGCCTGTCGCCGCTCACGCAAGACGGTGCGATCTCGGGCAAGCAAATGATAGAAGCCAAAGCCCAACTCGATGCCGCGCGGTTCACGCTTCAGTCTTTGTTAGAGCAAATTCAGCACGAAACGGTGCAAGAATCGCTCCGCTCGACCCACTCGGTCAAAGAGCTTGATACCCGAGTTTCGGTCGACGAAGCGGCTTTAAAAATCTTGGGGCTGAATGACGAAGACCTGAAAAACGTCGAGCCTGCCAGCCAAGGCGAAGCGGTCTCGCATGTCCCTGTTTTGGCGCCGTTCGATGGAACCGTTATCTCCAAGGATGTCGTCTTGATGGAACGAGTCGGCCCCGACACACAAATCGTCAGCCTGGCCGATCTTTCCACCGTGTGGGTGACTGCCGACATCTACGAAGATCACATGCCGCTGCTCAACGAACTCGACGGCCGCACCATTCAGCTTCGTAGCAGCGTGTGGCCCGATCAAAAATTCGAGGCCAAGGTCTTCTATACCGGCGATATCGTCGACCAGTCCACACGGACGATCTCGCTCCGAGCGATTGCCGACAACTCGAAACGGATGCTCAAGCCTGGCATGTTCATCAACGTGTTGTTGGAAATGGGAGAAGAAAACGAGCAAACCTTGCAAGTCCCCCTAACCGCCATCCAAGAGCACGAAGGCCGGACGTTTGTCTTTGTGTACCTCGGCGATGGCCAGTTTGCCATCCGCGATGTCACACGGGGGCGTCAAAATGCGCAAAACGTCGAGATTTTAAGTGGTTTGAAACCAGGTGAGGAAGTGGTTGTTAACGGCGGCTTTGCCTTGAAATCGCGCATGCTGGCCAGCTTGCTGGAAGAGTAA
- a CDS encoding arylsulfatase: MRSVTALLFVVGLLYPQLVSAADKPNIVFILADDMGYSDLGCYGGDIETPNLDQLAAQGLRFTQFYNTARCWPSRAALMTGYYAQQVHRDALPGLGGGGGGKRQAWARLLPDFLAPHGYRNYHSGKWHIDGKVLPAGFDRSLDMRNQGNFFSAQGNAIDDQPIQPAADESDYYATTAVVDHAIDCLQEHAEKYAEQPFFHYVAFIAPHFPLHAKPEDIARYQDNYVAGWDQMRQQRFARQQELGLMETELSALEPDVGPPYHFPEALKKLGPGEINRPLPWEELTAEQQRFQATKMAIHAAMVDRMDQEIGRLIAQLKAMDQLDNTIIFFASDNGASAEIMVRHGGHDPTAPPGSAATYLCLGPGFSSACNTPFRRHKTWVHEGGISTPLIVHWPAGIKAHGQLRQTPAHMVDIVPTILDVLDIEKPAEWNGQPIPPAPGKSLLPAFAEDKTIEHDLLWWLHEGNRAIRIGDWKLVAAKGDAWELYDLRTDRAESHDLAQQHPQKVQQMAAAWNRQLADTQELAAKTAPQKSSPKPKRKQ; this comes from the coding sequence ATGCGAAGCGTTACTGCTCTTCTTTTTGTTGTCGGACTGCTTTATCCCCAGTTGGTCAGCGCGGCCGATAAGCCCAACATCGTGTTCATCCTGGCCGATGACATGGGCTATTCCGATCTCGGTTGTTATGGTGGCGATATCGAAACGCCCAACCTCGATCAACTGGCCGCCCAAGGTCTGCGTTTCACGCAGTTCTATAACACGGCCCGCTGCTGGCCTTCGCGGGCCGCGCTCATGACCGGTTATTACGCGCAGCAAGTCCATCGCGACGCGTTGCCTGGTTTAGGTGGGGGCGGCGGTGGTAAGCGGCAAGCGTGGGCGCGGTTGTTGCCTGACTTTCTGGCGCCGCATGGTTACCGTAATTATCACAGCGGCAAGTGGCACATCGATGGTAAGGTGCTACCAGCGGGCTTCGACCGTTCGCTTGATATGCGAAACCAAGGCAATTTCTTTTCGGCCCAAGGCAACGCAATAGACGATCAACCGATTCAGCCAGCCGCAGATGAATCGGACTATTACGCCACCACGGCTGTCGTCGATCACGCGATCGATTGCCTGCAGGAACATGCCGAAAAGTATGCCGAGCAACCGTTCTTTCATTACGTGGCGTTTATCGCTCCCCACTTTCCTTTGCATGCCAAGCCTGAAGATATTGCACGCTATCAAGACAACTACGTTGCCGGTTGGGACCAAATGCGGCAACAACGTTTTGCTCGGCAGCAAGAGCTGGGCCTAATGGAAACCGAACTTTCTGCGCTCGAACCCGATGTCGGGCCGCCCTACCATTTTCCGGAAGCATTGAAGAAGCTGGGGCCTGGCGAAATCAATCGCCCGCTTCCCTGGGAGGAGCTAACCGCCGAACAGCAGCGATTTCAAGCCACGAAAATGGCCATTCATGCCGCCATGGTCGACCGCATGGACCAAGAGATTGGCCGCCTGATCGCTCAATTGAAGGCGATGGACCAGTTGGACAACACAATTATCTTTTTCGCCTCCGATAACGGGGCCAGTGCTGAGATCATGGTGCGACATGGCGGGCACGACCCGACCGCCCCTCCGGGCAGCGCCGCGACGTACCTTTGCCTTGGTCCCGGCTTTTCGAGTGCCTGCAACACGCCGTTTCGCCGCCACAAAACCTGGGTGCATGAAGGAGGCATCAGCACACCGCTGATTGTCCATTGGCCCGCCGGAATCAAAGCCCACGGGCAACTGCGGCAAACCCCGGCCCACATGGTCGACATCGTGCCGACGATTCTCGATGTGTTAGATATCGAGAAACCAGCCGAGTGGAACGGCCAACCGATTCCGCCAGCCCCCGGGAAAAGCTTGTTGCCTGCGTTCGCGGAAGACAAAACCATCGAGCACGATTTGCTGTGGTGGCTGCACGAAGGGAACCGGGCAATCCGGATAGGAGATTGGAAACTCGTCGCCGCCAAGGGAGATGCGTGGGAACTATACGATCTGCGAACCGACCGCGCCGAGTCGCACGATCTGGCCCAGCAACATCCCCAGAAGGTGCAACAGATGGCAGCGGCCTGGAATCGGCAGCTAGCCGACACGCAAGAGCTGGCAGCGAAAACCGCTCCGCAAAAATCTTCCCCCAAACCGAAGCGAAAGCAGTAG
- a CDS encoding DUF417 family protein, whose protein sequence is MVKLFELAARMDKVGVTVTRIGLIVVLLWIGGLKAFRYEADGIVPFVANSPFMSFFYADGDNYKPHMNPEGVLNPENRAWHEANYTYEFAYGLGAVIVLYGLLICLHPWLPQAATLGSFLVFVMSLVTLSFLITTPETWVPDLGDAQHGFPYLSGRGRLVVKDAIMMGAALVTMADSAKSYLRKRKGLNHPDVVATS, encoded by the coding sequence CTGTTTGAACTGGCCGCCCGCATGGACAAAGTGGGCGTAACGGTGACTCGGATCGGTTTAATCGTAGTGCTCCTCTGGATCGGCGGTCTCAAGGCGTTCCGATACGAAGCAGATGGAATTGTTCCCTTTGTGGCGAACAGTCCCTTCATGAGCTTCTTTTATGCCGACGGCGACAACTACAAGCCTCACATGAATCCCGAAGGGGTGCTCAATCCAGAAAACCGTGCCTGGCACGAAGCCAATTACACCTACGAATTCGCGTACGGCCTAGGAGCCGTGATTGTGCTTTACGGGCTGCTGATCTGTTTGCATCCTTGGCTCCCTCAAGCAGCCACGTTAGGGAGTTTTCTGGTATTCGTGATGTCGCTGGTGACGCTGTCGTTTCTCATCACCACCCCAGAGACATGGGTGCCCGACTTGGGAGATGCCCAGCATGGTTTTCCTTATCTGAGCGGCCGGGGCAGACTGGTCGTCAAAGATGCCATTATGATGGGCGCGGCTTTGGTCACCATGGCCGATTCGGCGAAGTCCTATCTCCGCAAACGCAAAGGTCTCAATCACCCCGACGTGGTTGCAACTTCCTAA